Genomic segment of Verrucomicrobiota bacterium:
GAGCGCCAGGAGGAGGAGCGTGTTGCAGAGAGGAAAGCCGCGCATGCCGGGAGTTCGGCCGAGTCTACGATCCTGTCAGGCCTGCGACAATGGCATTCACGTTGTGGCGCATGAAGGCGATGTAGGAGGTGACTCCCTCGACGGAGGCGTCTGCGATGAGCGCTTGGCCTCGCGTGAGGCCGGCGGCTTCGATGAGGGAGTCGAGGATCCGGGGGTCGGTGTTTTTTTCCGGGAAGACGGTGCGGACCTGGTGCTTGCGAATGGTTTCGAGCGCTTCGCTGTAGTATTTGGAGGAGATGGTTTCTTTGCTCAGGCCCGCTACGGGAATCGATTGCAGGCCGTAGTCCCGGCAGAAGTAGCCGAAGGCGGCGTGGGCGGTCACGAGGTAGCGGCGTTCCCGGGGGATGGCGGAGATTTCGCGCTTGGTCCAGCGTTCGAGCTCGGTGAGTTCCTGCTGCCAGGCTTCGGCGTTCGCGAGGAAGCTGGGCCCGTGCTCGGGGGCCAGTTTCGCGAATTCTTTGGCGATGTAGTGGGTGGCCTTTTTCATGGCTTCGATGCTGTGCCACCAGTGAGGATCGAGGCTGCCCTCGGCGTGGTGGGGGCAGCAGGCAAAGGCGGCACTGCTGCTGGAGACGCGGATGGAGCGAGCGGCGCTTCCGGCCTCGAGGATGACGAGGGTGTCGCCCAGGGTGTCCCGGAGCCGAGGCAGGTAGAGTTCCAGGCCTTTGCCGGAGGCGAGGAGGACATCTGCTTGGCTGGCA
This window contains:
- a CDS encoding metal ABC transporter substrate-binding protein, with protein sequence MVLLLLLVLLVPWASQAQLRVVTLHPMMTDLAKQVGGEHAQVTPLMQPGENVHTFQPSSSDMSLASQADVLLASGKGLELYLPRLRDTLGDTLVILEAGSAARSIRVSSSSAAFACCPHHAEGSLDPHWWHSIEAMKKATHYIAKEFAKLAPEHGPSFLANAEAWQQELTELERWTKREISAIPRERRYLVTAHAAFGYFCRDYGLQSIPVAGLSKETISSKYYSEALETIRKHQVRTVFPEKNTDPRILDSLIEAAGLTRGQALIADASVEGVTSYIAFMRHNVNAIVAGLTGS